A single window of Crassostrea angulata isolate pt1a10 chromosome 8, ASM2561291v2, whole genome shotgun sequence DNA harbors:
- the LOC128158661 gene encoding uncharacterized protein LOC128158661 gives MGGRVKKKPVSSLISNFLLIFVSVDLVLGYETTYEFGKYCSSYPNTDLDTDDEMYVEYNGKTVDFLCDTFAFRGGGDDIFDEYSVCVTPLYFNDSDCAVKLNFKTSLTGVTKHIITCTENKSAKYCGVQKEIIYIEFKNRNGKETNETKFKLQITAKKDYDYNRPDSSDIPSGAIVGGIFGSFFLIVLCIAIVRWCVAIQKPPQAQGRVLNSTEGYPDTPNPYMVYGAETQQNIMLTHSNVTSPNGYPMTLHPSPQEAACPPIIDNKFSSPPPSYDSLMESSTLHVKGAIQESS, from the exons ATGGGTGGAAG AGTCAAGAAGAAACCCGTTTCGTCATTGATTAGCAACTTTTTGCTAATTTTCGTTAGCGTAGATTTAGTCTTAGGATATGAGACCACCT ATGAATTTGGAAAATACTGCTCATCATACCCTAACACCGATTTAGATACCGATGATGAAATGTACGTTGAGTACAATGGAAAGACAGTTGATTTCCTTTGCGATACCTTCGCATTCAGAGGAGGTGGAGATGACATCTTTGACGAGTACTCCGTCTGTGTGACTCCTCTTTATTTCAATGACAGTGACTGTGCAGTCaaattaaacttcaaaacatcCCTTACTGGAGTCACTAAACAC ATCATAACATGCACTGAAAATAAAAGCGCCAAATATTGTGGAGTGCAAAAAGAAATTATCTACATAGAGTTTAAGAACCGGAACGGCAAAGAAACAAATGAAACCAAATTTAAGCTACAGATCACAGCGAAGAAAGATTATGATT ACAACAGACCCGATTCATCTGATATTCCATCTGGTGCCATAGTTGGAGGTATCTTTGGCAGCTTCTTTCTTATCGTACTTTGCATTGCTATAGTTCGCTGGTGTGTAGCTATACAAAAACCACCTCAGGCTCAGGGGAGAGTACTTAATTCGACAGAAGGATATCCGG ATACGCCTAACCCGTATATGGTTTATGGTGCCGAAACACAACAGAACATAATGCTGACACATTCCAATGTTACATCTCCAAATGGTTATCCAATGACATTACATCCATCACCGCAAGAAGCAGCATGTCCACCGATAATTGACAACAAGTTTTCAAGTCCACCTCCCAGCTATGACTCGTTGATGGAGTCGTCAACCTTACACGTTAAAGGCGCAATCCAAGAATCGTCCTAA